A single genomic interval of Granulicella tundricola MP5ACTX9 harbors:
- a CDS encoding alpha/beta hydrolase family protein, which yields MKKLMVGMLVAALCVGFMGASESPEANFKVWRLEIRKALYVPDKLPALEAKTWSTFPVMPGVVADRVTYQTADGMLVPAVVYRPERWDVKVKGKLPGIVVVNGHGGDKFTWYAMYSGMMFAKAGAVVATYDPIGEGERNVERKSHAGAHDKIQAAPAGVDADKFHQDWGQRLAGLMQVDEMQGVAYLASRPEVDAKRIATVGYSMGAFVSGITGAIDPAIHAVVLSGGGTFDDEADGGKSFDTSALPCQGPPWHALRVLGDGPDERGAKLYALNAARGPMFVVNGSLDTVMDIPHRGPDWFVQIRAKAVALGGPEKTMFTTHVDAGMSHRTAWVERPAVEWLNEQIRFGSWTAAEIAAMPTTHVSEWITAGNVDISKGYIREDREGGLQALGTGFPGLQRPQLTVLPDADWERLKGRLTYEAWAEKTMKVAGRS from the coding sequence CTGCGCTATGTGTAGGGTTTATGGGGGCTTCCGAGAGCCCTGAGGCAAACTTCAAAGTCTGGCGGTTGGAGATCCGGAAGGCGCTTTATGTGCCGGACAAGCTGCCGGCGCTGGAGGCGAAGACGTGGTCTACGTTTCCGGTGATGCCGGGTGTGGTGGCTGACCGGGTGACGTACCAGACGGCGGACGGAATGCTGGTGCCTGCGGTGGTGTATCGGCCTGAGCGGTGGGACGTGAAGGTGAAGGGCAAGCTGCCGGGGATCGTGGTGGTGAATGGGCATGGAGGCGACAAGTTCACCTGGTACGCGATGTACAGCGGGATGATGTTTGCGAAGGCGGGTGCGGTAGTGGCGACGTATGACCCGATCGGCGAGGGTGAGAGAAACGTTGAGCGGAAGAGCCATGCGGGTGCGCATGACAAGATCCAGGCAGCTCCGGCGGGGGTGGATGCGGATAAGTTTCACCAGGACTGGGGGCAGAGGCTGGCGGGGCTGATGCAGGTGGATGAGATGCAGGGGGTGGCTTATCTCGCTTCCAGACCCGAGGTGGATGCCAAGAGGATTGCGACGGTGGGCTACTCGATGGGTGCGTTTGTGAGCGGCATCACGGGGGCCATCGATCCGGCGATCCATGCCGTGGTGCTGAGTGGCGGTGGGACATTTGATGATGAGGCGGATGGAGGCAAGAGCTTCGATACGAGTGCGCTGCCGTGCCAGGGGCCGCCGTGGCATGCGTTGAGGGTGCTCGGGGACGGGCCGGATGAACGTGGGGCGAAGCTCTATGCGCTGAACGCCGCGCGCGGGCCGATGTTCGTCGTCAACGGGTCACTGGATACGGTGATGGATATCCCGCATCGCGGGCCGGATTGGTTTGTTCAAATACGGGCGAAGGCAGTGGCGCTGGGCGGGCCGGAGAAGACGATGTTCACGACGCATGTGGATGCCGGGATGAGCCACAGGACGGCCTGGGTGGAGAGGCCCGCGGTGGAGTGGCTGAACGAGCAGATACGCTTCGGGAGTTGGACGGCGGCGGAGATTGCCGCGATGCCCACGACGCATGTGAGCGAATGGATCACCGCGGGGAACGTGGATATTTCGAAGGGGTATATCCGGGAGGATCGGGAGGGTGGTCTGCAGGCGCTGGGGACAGGCTTTCCGGGTCTGCAGCGGCCGCAGCTTACCGTGCTCCCGGATGCGGACTGGGAGAGGCTGAAGGGGAGGCTGACCTATGAGGCGTGGGCGGAGAAGACAATGAAGGTGGCGGGGCGTAGCTAG
- a CDS encoding TonB-dependent siderophore receptor, protein MLLTASVLLFCSATIPALAATTPAAPATSCSIENNSPVTAVTIHVTDPSGAMLDRAAIELRCGSTVLNGITGKDGSVTLSLHPGSYILTAQAPGFADVTQPVQAPVLAPIDLQMPLGSATDTINVSGDSGFVPYASNAGSKTNALLIEVPQSISIISQQEMEARNVITMNEALRYTPGIQADEYGVEPRFDWLKIRGFDAQTFGVYRDGMRFNSLAGKLDPFELESVEVLKGPSSVLYGEVPPGGLINQVSKRPSSERSTVIEGQFGQYDRRQGAVDTTGPIDRAGVFRYRLLGLIRNSNTQTNFTPDDRRLIAPSLSFHPSDRTNLTLLADYQHDKTAWSQFLPSQGTLNSNPNGIIPVSTFLGEPGFDGVHRNQASVGYTGDHLFSDGWNVHSNYRYQYINFQGRTIYGNGFDTTIPNNTTLVTRTAYALPNINRINTVDTRALRRFVTGNWQQTVIFGYDYQHIDIKQQAGSSSVADLNIFHPVYGVTTIPALFFYQNNDSLLQQHGLYAQDQIKFKQHFVFTLGGRQDFARNDISNFLAANSNTSHSDVRFTGRAGVTWLTGSGIAPYFAYSTSFLPNAGSFVVNAVTNLPTDPAKASDARQLEGGVKIQPRTTNSFITASVFQINETNVLVADAAFNNHQSGEVRSRGVEIEGVASLSHGLNLHAGYTLTATNTVQDITQANIGKWLPQTPRNQVSGLIDYTQRGGRFAGLGGNFGVRFVGTNAADSINSFFIPNYALTDAGLRFGYRHTLFSINATNLADKRYVATCSGASYCYYGYARNVIGTAKYHF, encoded by the coding sequence ATGCTCCTCACAGCCTCCGTTCTCCTGTTCTGCTCCGCCACGATCCCCGCCCTCGCAGCCACGACGCCCGCGGCCCCGGCCACCTCATGCTCCATCGAGAACAACTCCCCCGTCACCGCCGTCACCATCCATGTCACCGATCCCTCCGGCGCCATGCTGGACCGTGCCGCCATCGAACTCCGCTGCGGGTCCACCGTCCTCAACGGCATCACCGGCAAGGACGGCTCCGTCACCCTCAGCCTACATCCCGGCTCTTATATCCTCACTGCGCAGGCCCCCGGCTTTGCTGACGTAACGCAACCCGTGCAGGCTCCCGTCCTCGCACCCATCGACCTCCAGATGCCTCTCGGCTCCGCCACCGACACTATCAATGTCTCCGGCGACTCCGGCTTCGTCCCCTACGCCTCCAACGCCGGCTCCAAGACCAATGCGCTCCTCATCGAGGTGCCGCAGTCCATCTCCATCATCAGCCAGCAGGAGATGGAGGCACGCAACGTCATCACCATGAATGAGGCCCTCCGCTACACCCCCGGCATCCAGGCCGACGAGTACGGCGTCGAGCCGCGCTTCGACTGGCTCAAGATCCGCGGCTTCGACGCCCAGACCTTCGGCGTCTATCGCGACGGCATGCGCTTCAACTCGCTCGCAGGCAAGCTCGATCCGTTCGAGCTTGAGTCCGTCGAAGTGCTCAAGGGGCCAAGCTCTGTCCTGTACGGTGAGGTCCCTCCCGGCGGCCTCATCAACCAGGTCTCCAAGCGCCCGTCGTCAGAGCGCAGCACGGTGATCGAAGGGCAGTTCGGCCAGTACGATCGCCGCCAGGGAGCCGTCGACACCACCGGTCCCATCGACCGCGCCGGCGTCTTCCGCTACCGTCTTCTCGGCCTCATCCGCAACAGCAACACCCAGACCAACTTCACCCCGGACGACCGCCGCCTCATCGCCCCGTCCCTCAGCTTCCACCCCAGCGACCGCACCAACCTCACCCTCCTCGCCGACTATCAGCACGACAAGACTGCGTGGAGCCAGTTTCTTCCCTCCCAGGGCACCCTCAACTCCAACCCTAACGGCATCATCCCCGTCAGCACCTTCCTCGGAGAGCCCGGCTTCGACGGTGTCCATCGCAACCAGGCCTCCGTCGGGTACACCGGCGATCATCTCTTCTCGGACGGCTGGAACGTCCATAGCAACTATCGCTACCAGTACATCAATTTCCAGGGCCGCACCATCTACGGCAACGGCTTTGACACCACCATCCCCAACAACACCACCCTCGTCACACGCACTGCCTACGCCCTGCCCAACATCAACCGCATCAACACCGTCGACACGCGCGCTCTGCGCCGCTTTGTCACCGGTAACTGGCAGCAGACCGTTATCTTCGGCTACGACTACCAGCACATCGACATCAAACAGCAAGCCGGCTCCAGCTCCGTCGCGGACCTCAACATCTTTCACCCGGTCTACGGCGTAACCACCATCCCCGCGCTGTTCTTCTATCAGAACAACGATTCGCTTCTGCAGCAGCACGGTCTCTACGCCCAGGATCAGATCAAGTTCAAGCAGCACTTCGTCTTCACCCTCGGCGGCCGTCAGGACTTCGCACGCAACGATATCTCCAACTTCCTCGCCGCCAACTCCAACACCTCGCACTCCGACGTGCGTTTCACCGGCCGCGCTGGCGTCACCTGGCTCACAGGCTCCGGCATCGCACCGTACTTTGCCTACTCCACCAGCTTCCTGCCCAACGCCGGCAGCTTCGTCGTCAACGCTGTCACCAATCTCCCCACGGACCCGGCCAAGGCATCCGACGCACGCCAGCTGGAAGGCGGCGTCAAGATTCAGCCCCGCACGACCAACAGCTTCATCACCGCCTCCGTCTTCCAGATCAATGAGACGAATGTCCTGGTCGCGGATGCCGCGTTCAATAACCATCAGTCCGGTGAAGTTCGCTCACGCGGCGTCGAGATCGAAGGCGTAGCCAGCCTCTCCCACGGGCTCAACCTCCACGCCGGCTACACCCTGACTGCGACCAACACCGTCCAGGACATCACCCAAGCCAACATCGGCAAATGGCTCCCCCAGACTCCACGCAATCAGGTCAGTGGACTCATCGACTACACCCAGCGCGGCGGCCGCTTCGCCGGCCTTGGCGGAAACTTCGGCGTCCGCTTCGTCGGGACCAACGCAGCCGATAGCATCAACAGCTTCTTCATCCCCAACTACGCCCTGACGGATGCAGGCCTACGCTTCGGCTATCGACACACGCTCTTCAGCATCAACGCCACCAACCTTGCCGACAAGCGCTATGTCGCCACCTGCTCCGGTGCCAGCTACTGCTACTACGGCTATGCCAGAAACGTCATCGGCACCGCCAAATACCATTTCTAA
- a CDS encoding PepSY-associated TM helix domain-containing protein, giving the protein MPFVQTFLHHPRKLFLRWALFQVHLWAGVLLSLYVIVIALTGSILVFRSEIVRAQLPSTLTSYNPSQTASIAQVIAAVQRTYPAAHIADLTLPSSISPAFVIAAQNPDHHSFYLLADPTTATLYPRHRTWIDWTYDLHVYLLLGTAHGMQVNGIGAAILMLLCITGLVLWWPGLKLWTRGLRISLRHNWRRINFDAHSAIGFWTLLLVSWWAFSGIYFAWYKQVAAAVAIVSPIRGMAAPIAPPRPTSNQHASLEAILQAIHQAAPQGHLYSLSDPALTTPTVYALVDLRAPGDFSHRDIISLSTRDARILTDWHYGQNHTLGDWVLWAMHPIHFGTVWGTPIKILWSLLGVSLAVLTLTGLLMYWNRYLRHRL; this is encoded by the coding sequence ATGCCTTTCGTTCAAACCTTCCTCCACCATCCACGCAAGCTCTTCCTTCGCTGGGCGCTCTTCCAGGTACATCTCTGGGCGGGCGTCCTGCTCTCGTTGTATGTCATCGTCATCGCCCTCACTGGCTCCATCCTCGTCTTCCGTAGCGAGATCGTCCGCGCTCAACTCCCATCCACCCTCACCTCTTACAACCCATCTCAGACAGCCTCCATCGCGCAGGTCATAGCAGCAGTTCAGCGCACCTACCCCGCAGCCCACATCGCCGACCTCACCCTCCCGTCGTCCATCTCCCCCGCCTTCGTCATCGCCGCACAAAACCCCGATCACCACTCCTTCTACCTTTTAGCCGATCCCACCACCGCCACCCTCTACCCACGCCACCGCACCTGGATCGACTGGACCTACGACCTCCACGTCTATCTCCTCCTCGGCACCGCTCACGGCATGCAGGTCAACGGCATCGGCGCGGCTATCCTGATGCTCCTCTGCATCACCGGCCTCGTCCTCTGGTGGCCCGGCCTCAAGCTCTGGACGCGCGGCCTCCGCATCAGCCTCCGCCACAACTGGCGTCGCATCAACTTCGACGCCCACAGCGCCATTGGCTTCTGGACTCTCCTGCTCGTCTCCTGGTGGGCCTTCTCCGGCATCTACTTCGCCTGGTACAAGCAGGTCGCCGCCGCCGTAGCCATCGTCTCGCCCATCAGAGGCATGGCCGCCCCCATCGCCCCACCCCGGCCGACATCCAACCAGCACGCCTCGCTGGAAGCCATCCTGCAAGCCATCCACCAAGCCGCCCCACAAGGCCACCTCTACTCCCTCAGCGACCCCGCCCTCACCACCCCCACCGTCTACGCCCTCGTAGACCTCCGCGCCCCCGGAGACTTCTCCCACCGCGACATCATCTCCCTCTCCACCCGCGACGCCCGCATCCTCACCGACTGGCACTACGGCCAGAACCACACCCTCGGCGACTGGGTCCTCTGGGCCATGCACCCCATCCACTTCGGCACCGTCTGGGGCACCCCCATCAAGATCCTCTGGTCGCTCTTAGGCGTCTCCCTCGCAGTCCTGACCCTCACCGGCCTGCTCATGTACTGGAACCGCTACCTCCGCCACCGCCTCTAG